The proteins below come from a single Natrinema sp. SYSU A 869 genomic window:
- a CDS encoding universal stress protein: protein MYQDILVPTDGSDGTRRSIAHGLTIADRFDATVHALSIVPEGPLGTLQTDEAIPAAERAVERVEAEATREGVDAVTAVERGVPHEEILEYADEHGIDLIVMGTQGRTGLDRVLVGSVTERIVRMADVPVVTVRLNDKIRIEDADEAARIARKTAEQEGYGDVTVREDPHRTSASWIIPIETDSGPLHVHVDALTSEARVAKGSETE from the coding sequence ATGTATCAGGATATCCTCGTTCCGACAGACGGGAGCGACGGAACCCGTCGATCGATCGCGCACGGGTTGACGATCGCGGATCGCTTCGATGCGACGGTCCACGCACTGTCGATCGTTCCGGAAGGACCGCTCGGGACGCTTCAGACCGACGAAGCGATTCCGGCCGCCGAGCGAGCGGTCGAGCGGGTCGAAGCCGAAGCGACCCGGGAGGGCGTCGACGCCGTGACGGCCGTCGAACGGGGTGTCCCCCATGAGGAAATCCTCGAGTACGCCGACGAACACGGCATCGATCTGATCGTCATGGGGACGCAGGGCCGGACCGGGCTCGATCGGGTGCTGGTCGGCAGCGTCACGGAGCGGATCGTCCGAATGGCTGACGTGCCGGTCGTGACCGTCCGCCTGAACGACAAGATCCGGATCGAAGACGCGGACGAAGCCGCACGAATCGCCAGAAAGACGGCCGAACAGGAGGGGTACGGTGACGTGACCGTTCGCGAGGATCCCCACCGAACCAGCGCCTCGTGGATCATCCCGATTGAGACCGATTCGGGACCGCTTCACGTCCACGTCGACGCCCTGACGAGCGAGGCCCGCGTCGCGAAAGGATCCGAAACCGAATAG